In one window of Drosophila innubila isolate TH190305 chromosome 2L unlocalized genomic scaffold, UK_Dinn_1.0 4_B_2L, whole genome shotgun sequence DNA:
- the LOC117794525 gene encoding kinesin-like protein KIN-7I isoform X1, with translation MSAKSSIQVCIKVRPCEPELPNLWHVKDKRTIHPIDSQADPCVYDYVFDQGSNNQEVFDGMAKHIVEACVKGFNGTIFAYGQTSSGKTYTMIGDRENPGVMILAAKEIFNQISNNSDRDFLLRVGYIEIYNEKIYDLLNKKNQDLKIFESNGMVNVNCEECIITTEEDLLQFLCMGNKERTVGETNMNERSSRSHAIFRIIIESRKTDRTEDDAVIQSILNLVDLAGSERADQTGARGTRLKEGSHINKSLLFLSNVIKNLAENEDNRFVNYRDSKLTRILQASLGGNAFTSIICTIRPSNMEESQSTLNFAMRAKKIRLKPQLNEIVSDATMMKRLEREIKVLKDRLAEEQARNESQLKVRLLEQRIKTDTLKIITSNTITDHRNKIRRRTWCPASSNPETTVKIEAPFVDKTESNGPTVNVNFSHLPKPCFYPKTLNPNQRALNGPTTINIMKSLEIKEEFNSLVEPNFEPTVNPTPAAAPGPRMRLITLTPTIAQMGAKGREMLEREVVELEAFTKIEQHINSEWEVLNENLSVANAKIDELQAERLNLLQRSEALQVDVDALRKSKEEADAKIVDYEEQLKKLKQTVDRLDMENRAAVELEFQFSSHKTKSKLRENELLTALSEKDSAIDNLQKSLNELSNEVLRNSKDDHMRSICPALETSCEIICKKCVELERLLEEHNNKPNADNGGLAIDCECEQLRLDIAETRAQLESVQSEYKQMSSDVAEKSELCDRLSRDVISAEEAKEELQVKFDDLEQTKLRHEQIIKNMQEEYNAIKQKYQALQRDYETLERAAAATEEQHKKLQSENERLQQEISTLKQTVEEIQLKLIEAAATEIHEALVQQLKASNEQLMANLAQMETKYGELQGEYDDLSNQLMESVQEGDSLRDECNALQEKLKTAPMDTYIAQLEQEVAEMREAMTNLQSELLEKSVIANKVEDYKSQIESLEKQHAEMTMVCEELQEKVKETTINESLSRSTSTLIAADTDQEEEEVDKLKLRLNQMNGEVQKLQIEIKNQLSIIQQKDVRIEEMQFEVQELSERCLSMDVLQVELRSNAQQQNELLDRQTAKLADDVSRIDQLQESNAKLTERCIKAEEALEERLKLVDSNKEEYEKRLNNLQLSLNNARKEFEQQEKMHKGELNNINLEFLQKIEVSESRYRENLHKYNTEWQDRLQKISAEADSANDANTLAMDQLNREKHELESLYNESQKLVEQLQHKLSSSVKDKNDAESCSEKLQELHEKCKKQLQDNEQLKLNLDNLQQEKTSLQSVVDDNKLIIERLNQELHSEKNLRQCDSNKLLTLSLELKEAIQSNATAKTEYNEQIEACNLKVNDLQEELNKAKQFAKDVDKLSADYEQIQGALAKANEFNKFLAQRAEDLEREFSLSQTEVNTQKARLDSLQSKLDNTLEVKNSVSSMEATLTQKLQQLENEMSEQTHQFQRQIEELESSKAELNFKMESLQQRKLELETSNHELTVKLKNDLNMQNLLEKEREQIVNLQQSNAQLLSQLQTKQTACDSMQQSLQQAELQLKSKQDECQILQQTIQQSESLLGNRQSAFEAVQQSLQQAESELKAKHAEFDKLQESLEQAELQLQAKQSECEALQQSLQQTKSELEIKNDINNTLQQIESRLEMKIAAYDALQQSMQQAELQLQAKQEECHILRQTLQQSESQLELKQTAYETLQQTLQQAEFQIKTKQDECDALQQSLQQIESELKARQKEYDAMQQSESRLELKQAAYDTLQQSLQHGELQLKAKESECEALQQSLQQAELQLKTKLEECQILQQSLQQSESQLEIKKAAYDTLQQSLQQAESQLKALQQIEPQLELKKATCDTLQQSLQQADVQLKAKQKECHTLQKSLQQAESQLQIKQMQCDALQKSSQQLEAQQVQGATELSNKNAELVNRVKMLQTEMDKLRSMLKANKVSFDADRARLDATISSLLEDKRNLEEKLCLTNDIVQKLETDLKNKTNNSNLSFDSNTSNTSPAARRSLDRDAPQPRKSLSLESEVRRNRRITTHDERRQSYWNDSRHVACMTDPVDTNCNCEELDRKLKECQFELFIRESKVTALNIELKNHPLKEENAQLKKRLQEEQQKARDELKRMKNKHSDLMSKLNALTASASISSNVQNATFVPPVLVTIETQTESELELDLQKTTAKLNDAVQICRHRYNYIKELEDRLKQKENSDTSNISSQTTGEIILLKSKLDTQKKEIAALTNKYELAKKALKMRKDEIVQLRQNAGTDTAATSK, from the exons atgtCCGCCAAAAGCTCTATTCAAGTCTGTATCAAGGTACGTCCTTGTGAGCCTGAGCTGCCCAATTTGTGGCACGTGAAGGACAAACGAACCATTCATCCAATAGACAGTCAAGCAGATCCCTGTGTTTACG attATGTCTTTGATCAGGGCTCCAACAATCAAGAAGTTTTCGATGGCATGGCCAAACATATTGTGGAGGCCTGTGTAAAAGGCTTTAATGGCACCATATTTGCATATGGCCAAACATCGTCAG GTAAAACCTATACCATGATAGGAGACAGGGAGAATCCAGGTGTAATGATCCTGGCTGCAAAAGAGATCTTTAATCAGATTTCCAATAACAGTGATCGCGACTTTTTACTTCGCGTGGGTTACATTGAGATTTACAACGAGAAAATCTACGATTTGCTCAACAAGAAAAATCAggatcttaaaatatttgaaagcaatggcaTGGTCAACGTTAATTGCGAGGAATGCATCATAACGACTGAGGAGGATTTGCTGCAGTTCCTCTGCATGGGCAACAAGGAGCGAACTGTTGGTGAGACCAACATGAATGAACGCTCCAGTCGATCACATGCAATATTTCGTATA ATTATTGAATCACGCAAAACAGATCGCACCGAGGACGATGCGGTCATTCAGAGCATATTGAATCTGGTAGATCTGGCGGGATCTGAGCGCGCCGATCAGACGGGAGCACGTGGAACACGTCTTAAGGAGGGAAGTCACATTAACAAGAGTCTTCTTTTTCTGAGCAACGTCATTAAGAACTTGGCTGAAAACGAAGACAATAGATTTGTTAATTACCGGGACTCGAAGCTCACGCGAATTCTACAGGCATCCCTTGGCGGCAACGCGTTTACCTCCATTATTTGTACTATTCGTCCCTCCAATATGGAGGAATCCCAGTCGACGTTGAATTTTGCAATGAGAGCGAAAAAGATCCGGTTGAAGCCGCaactaaatgaaattgtatCCGATGCAACAATGATGAAGCGCCTGGAGCGTGAGATAAAGGTGCTCAAAGATCGCTTGGCTGAGGAACAGGCCAGAAATGAAAGCCAGCTTAAAGTGCGACTGTTGGAGCAGAGAATAAAAACCGATACGCTTAAGATAATTACCAGCAATACAATCACAGATCATCGCAATAAAATTCGCCGGCGTACTTGGTGTCCAGCCTCATCGAACCCAGAGACAACGGTCAAAATTGAAGCACCTTTTGTAGATAAAACTGAATCGAATGGACCAACTGTCAATGTTAATTTCTCACACTTGCCGAAGCCGTGCTTTTACCCAAAAACATTAAACCCAAATCAACGGGCATTGAATGGCCCGACgactataaatattatgaaatcCCTGGAAATCAAAGAAGAATTTAATTCCCTAGTTGAACCCAATTTTGAACCGACTGTAAATCCCACTCCAGCTGCAGCTCCTGGCCCCAGAATGCGTTTAATAACACTTACGCCAACCATTGCTCAAATGGGTGCTAAAGG TAGGGAAATGCTTGAACGTGAAGTTGTGGAGCTGGAAGCATTCACCAAGATTGAACAGCACATTAATTCAGAGTGGGAAGTGCTAAACGAAAATTTATCTGTGGCGAATGCTAAGATCGATGAGCTGCAGGCCGAGCGTCTTAATTTGTTGCAGCG ATCGGAAGCCTTGCAAGTCGATGTGGATGCCCTGAGAAAGTCCAAGGAGGAAGCTGATGCGAAAATAGTGGATTACGAGGAGCAATTGAAGAAGCTGAAGCAAACGGTGGATAGATTGGACATGGAGAATCGTGCTGCTGTCGAATTGGAGTTTCAATTTAGCAGTCACAAAACGAAATCAAAGCTGAGAGAGAATGAACTGCTGACGGCGCTGTCGGAGAAGGACAGCGCCATTGATAATCTGCAAAAGTCGCTCAATGAGCTGTCGAATGAAGTGCTGCGGAACAGCAAGGATGATCACATGCGTTCCATTTGCCCAGCCCTCGAAACAAGCTGTGAAATCATCTGTAAGAAGTGTGTAGAACTGGAGCGCCTTCTCGAAGAGCACAACAATAAACCTAATGCTGACAATGGTGGCCTGGCAATTGATTGTGAATGCGAGCAATTGCGTCTGGACATCGCCGAGACACGTGCACAGCTGGAGAGTGTGCAGAGCGAATACAAACAGATGAGCAGCGATGTGGCTGAGAAATCGGAGCTATGCGATCGCCTCAGTCGTGACGTCATCTCTGCTGAGGAGGCAAAGGAGGAGCTGCAAGTGAAATTCGATGACCTGGAGCAAACGAAACTGCGTCACGAGCAGATTATAAAGAACATGCAAGAGGAATATAATGCCATAAAGCAAAAATATCAAGCCTTACAGCGGGATTATGAGACTCTGGAACgcgcagcagctgccacagaaGAACAGCACAAGAAGTTGCAAAGCGAAAATGAAAGATTGCAGCAGGAGATCAGCACATTGAAGCAAACTGTCGAGGAGATTCAACTGAAACTTATTGAAGCAGCTGCCACTGAGATCCACGAGGCTCTTGTGCAGCAGCTAAAGGCCAGCAATGAGCAGCTCATGGCCAACTTGGCCCAAATGGAGACCAAGTATGGTGAGCTGCAAGGCGAATACGATGATCTGTCCAATCAGCTCATGGAGAGCGTGCAGGAGGGCGATAGTTTGCGTGATGAATGCAACGCGTTGCAGGAGAAGCTCAAAACGGCGCCAATGGACACTTACATCGCTCAGCTGGAACAAGAGGTGGCCGAGATGCGTGAAGCAATGACAAATCTGCAATCCGAGCTGCTTGAGAAATCTGTCATAGCCAACAAAGTGGAGGATTACAAGAGTCAGATCGAGTCGCTTGAGAAGCAGCATGCCGAAATGACTATGGTGTGCGAAGAGCTGCAGGAGAAGGTCAAAGAGACGACCATAAACGAGAGCTTGTCCAGGAGCACAAGCACACTGATTGCAGCAGACACCGatcaggaggaggaggaagtcGATAAACTTAAGCTCAGACTCAATCAAATGAATGGAGAAGTGCAAAAGCTGCagattgaaatcaaaaatcagCTATCGATCATTCAACAGAAAGATGTGCGTATTGAGGAGATGCAATTCGAGGTACAGGAACTTAGTGAACGTTGTCTATCCATGGATGTTCTACAGGTTGAGCTCCGCTCGAATGCCCAGCAACAGAATGAGCTGCTTGATCGCCAGACGGCAAAATTAGCCGACGATGTCAGTCGCATTGATCAGTTGCAGGAATCCAATGCAAAGCTGACAGAGCGCTGCATAAAAGCTGAAGAAGCATTGGAAGAACGCCTCAAACTGGTTGACTCCAACAAGGAGGAATACGAAAAACGCTTAAACAACTTGCAATTGTCACTGAATAATGCCAGAAAAGAGTTtgaacaacaagaaaaaatgcaTAAGGGGGagcttaataatattaaccTTGAGTTTCTACAAAAGATTGAGGTGAGCGAGAGTCGTTACCGAGAGAATCTTCACAAATACAATACCGAATGGCAGGACAGATTGCAGAAAATAAGCGCGGAGGCCGATTCTGCCAATGATGCAAATACCTTGGCAATGGATCAGTTGAATCGGGAAAAACATGAACTCGAATCGTTGTACAATGAAAGCCAAAAGTTGGTGGAACAACTGCAGCATAAGTTGAGCTCTAGCGTGAAAGATAAAAATGATGCCGAATCTTGCAGCGAAAAGCTGCAGGAGTTGCATGAAAAGTGCAAGAAGCAACTGCAGGATAACGAGCAGTTAAAGCTGAACTTGGACAATCTACAACAAGAAAAGACTTCGTTACAGTCTGTTGTCGATGATAACAAACTGATAATAGAACGTCTGAACCAAGAGCTGCATTCTGAAAAGAATCTTCGACAATGTGATTCAAACAAGCTGCTAACTTTAAGCCTTGAACTAAAGGAAGCCATCCAATCTAACGCCACAGCAAAGACCGAGTATAACGAACAGATAGAAGCATGCAATTTAAAGGTAAACGATCTGCAAGAAGAATTGAATAAGGCAAAGCAATTTGCTAAGGACGTTGACAAACTTTCCGCGGACTATGAGCAAATTCAAGGTGCTCTGGCCAAAGCCAATGAGTTTAACAAGTTCTTGGCCCAGAGAGCCGAAGATCTCGAACGTGAATTCTCATTGTCGCAAACAGAGGTGAATACTCAGAAAGCTAGATTGGATAGCTTACAATCAAAGCTGGATAATACTCTGGAAGTGAAAAACAGTGTCAGTTCAATGGAGGCCACGCTTACACAAAAGCTACAGCAACTGGAGAATGAAATGTCCGAGCAGACTCATCAATTTCAGCGTCAGATTGAGGAGTTGGAAAGCTCAAAGGCTGAACTTAACTTCAAGATGGAATCTTTGCAACAGCGAAAACTCGAATTGGAGACATCGAATCACGAACTAACTGTTAAGCTAAAGAACGATCTGAACATGCAGAATCTTTTGGAAAAGGAGCGAGAACAGATTGTCAACTTACAACAAAGCAATGCTCAACTGCTGTCGCAGCTACAGACGAAGCAGACAGCGTGTGATTCAATGCAACAGTCCTTGCAACAGGCAGAGTTGCAGCTAAAATCTAAGCAGGATGAATGTCAAATATTGCAACAGACCATTCAACAATCAGAGTCTCTTTTAGGGAATAGACAGTCAGCTTTTGAAGCAGTGCAACAGTCCTTGCAACAAGCAGAGTCTGAGTTAAAAGCTAAACACGCGGAGTTTGATAAATTGCAAGAGTCCTTGGAACAAGCAGAGTTGCAACTACAAGCTAAGCAGAGTGAATGTGAGGCATTGCAACAGTCCTTGCAACAAACAAAGTCTGAGCTAGAGATCAAAAATGACATCAATAATACATTGCAACAAATAGAGTCTCGGCTAGAGATGAAAATAGCCGCCTATGATGCGTTGCAACAGTCCATGCAACAGGCAGAGTTGCAACTACAAGCTAAGCAGGAAGAATGTCACATATTGCGACAGACCTTGCAACAATCAGAGTCTCAGCTAGAGCTCAAACAGACGGCCTACGAGACACTGCAACAAACCTTGCAACAAGCCGAGTTTCAGATAAAGACTAAGCAGGATGAATGTGATGCACTGCAACAGTCCTTGCAACAAATAGAGTCTGAGTTAAAAGCTAGGCAGAAGGAATATGATGCAATGCAACAATCTGAGTCTCGCCTAGAACTCAAACAGGCAGCTTATGATACACTGCAACAGTCCTTGCAACATGGAGAGTTGCAGCTGAAGGCTAAGGAGTCAGAGTGTGAGGCATTACAACAGTCGTTGCAACAAGCAGAGTTGCAGCTAAAAACTAAGTTGGAAGAATGCCAGATATTGCAACAGTCCTTGCAACAATCAGAGTCTCAGCTAGAGATAAAGAAGGCGGCTTATGATACATTGCAACAGTCCTTGCAACAAGCAGAGTCTCAGTTAAAGGCATTGCAACAAATAGAGCCTCAGCTAGAGCTCAAAAAGGCGACATGCGACACATTGCAACAGTCCTTGCAACAAGCTGATGTTCAGCTTAAAGCTAAGCAGAAAGAATGTCATACATTGCAAAAGTCCTTGCAACAAGCGGAGTCTCAGCTTCAGATTAAACAAATGCAATGTGATGCTTTGCAAAAGTCCTCGCAACAACTGGAAGCACAACAGGTGCAAGGTGCCACAGAACTCTCTAACAAAAACGCCGAGCTCGTCAACCGAGTTAAAATGTTGCAAACAGAAATGGACAAACTACGCTCAATGCTG AAAGCCAACAAAGTTAGCTTCGATGCGGATCGAGCACGTTTGGATGCCACAATTTCTAGTCTACTAGAGGACAAACGCAACTTGGAGGAGAAACTTTGCCTCACTAATGATATTGTCCAGAAACTGGAGACggacttgaaaaacaaaaccaacaacagcaatctgTCGTTTGATTCAAATACATCAAATACATCGCCAGCTGCCAGAAGGAGTTTGGATCGCGATGCGCCGCAGCCGCGG AAATCTTTAAGCTTGGAATCGGAGGTGCGTCGAAATCGAAGAATCACCACACACGACGAGAGGCGTCAATCGTATTGGAATGATTCGCGGCACGTGGCCTGCATGACAGATCCCGTGG ATACCAACTGTAACTGCGAGGAACTTGATCGTAAGCTGAAGGAATGCCAATTCGAGCTGTTTATCAGGGAGAGTAAAGTGACTGCACTCAACATTGAGTTGAAGAATCATCCACTGAAGGAGGAGAATGCTCAACTGAAGAAACGTCTGCAGGAGGAGCAACAAAAGGCGCGGGATGAACTCAAGCGAATGAAGAACAAGCACTCGGATCTGATGagcaaattaaatgcactCACTGCATCTGCATCCATCTCCAGCAATGTCCAAAATGCAACTTTCGTTCCGCCCGTGCTGGTAACTATCGAGACCCAGACAGAGTCCGAGTTGGAGCTGGACTTGCAGAAGACGACCGCCAAATTGAATGATGCTGTGCAAATATGTCGCCATCGCTATAATTATATCAAAGAACTGGAAGATAGATTAAAGCAGAAAGAAAATAGCGATACTTCCAATATTTCTTCACAAACAACTGGTGAAATTATTCTACTTAAG TCCAAATTGGATACACAAAAAAAGGAGATTGCTGCCCTCACCAATAAATATGAGTTGGCCAAGAAAGCCCTTAAAATGCGAAAGGATGAAATTGTTCAACTGCGTCAAAACGCTGGCACggacacagcagcaacatcaaaatAA